A single window of Paenibacillus sp. FSL H8-0537 DNA harbors:
- the gndA gene encoding NADP-dependent phosphogluconate dehydrogenase translates to MSKQQIGVVGLAVMGKNLALNIESRGFSVALFNRSPEKTNELLEEAKGKNFVGAYSVEEFVNSLETPRRILIMVKAGAPTDDTINQLVPFLDQGDILIDGGNAYFPDTQRRNEELSAKGFRFIGAGVSGGEEGALKGPAIMPGGQKDAYELVEPILTAISAKVNGDACSTYIGEGGAGHYVKMVHNGIEYGDMQLIGEAYHLLKDVLGVSTTELHNIFTEWNNGELDSYLIEITADIFSKTDPATGKPMVDVILDSAGQKGTGKWTSQSALDLGVPLSIITESVFSRFISAMKEERVAASKKLNGPAVSSYDGDAQEFIEAVRKALFASKIASYAQGFAQMRAASDTYNWNLNYGSIAMIFRGGCIIRAGFLQNIKDAYDRDPELKNLFLDDYFGGIVDNYQEAWRKVIAIAVTRGIPVPAFASALAYYDSYRTERLPANLLQAQRDYFGAHTFERLDQQGSFHFQWMENNE, encoded by the coding sequence GTGAGTAAACAGCAAATTGGTGTCGTTGGTCTTGCCGTTATGGGCAAAAACCTCGCTTTAAATATTGAAAGCAGAGGGTTCTCGGTTGCGCTATTCAACCGTTCCCCAGAAAAAACAAATGAGCTTCTTGAAGAAGCCAAAGGTAAAAATTTTGTAGGTGCATACAGCGTCGAAGAGTTTGTAAACTCGCTAGAAACTCCGCGCAGAATTTTAATTATGGTAAAAGCAGGCGCGCCAACAGATGATACGATTAATCAGCTTGTACCTTTTCTTGACCAAGGAGACATATTGATTGATGGCGGCAACGCTTATTTCCCTGATACGCAAAGAAGAAATGAAGAGCTTTCGGCTAAAGGCTTCCGCTTTATCGGTGCGGGTGTTTCCGGCGGCGAAGAGGGCGCGCTTAAAGGTCCAGCGATTATGCCAGGCGGTCAAAAAGACGCTTATGAGCTCGTTGAGCCAATCCTGACAGCTATTTCTGCGAAAGTGAATGGCGATGCTTGCTCCACTTATATTGGCGAAGGCGGCGCTGGACACTATGTGAAAATGGTGCACAACGGCATTGAGTATGGCGATATGCAGCTGATTGGTGAGGCGTATCATTTGCTGAAAGATGTGCTTGGTGTAAGCACAACTGAGCTGCATAACATTTTCACCGAATGGAATAATGGCGAGTTGGACAGCTATTTGATCGAAATTACAGCTGACATTTTCTCGAAAACAGACCCAGCTACAGGCAAGCCGATGGTCGATGTAATTCTCGATTCCGCAGGCCAAAAGGGAACAGGCAAATGGACGAGCCAAAGCGCTCTTGATCTCGGCGTTCCATTGTCGATCATTACCGAATCCGTATTCTCGCGCTTTATCTCTGCGATGAAAGAGGAACGCGTAGCGGCTAGCAAGAAGCTGAATGGCCCTGCGGTATCGAGCTATGACGGCGATGCACAAGAGTTTATTGAAGCGGTCCGCAAAGCGCTATTCGCCAGCAAAATCGCTTCGTACGCCCAAGGCTTTGCGCAAATGCGCGCTGCTTCTGACACGTACAACTGGAACCTGAACTATGGCAGCATCGCGATGATTTTCCGTGGCGGCTGCATTATCCGTGCAGGCTTCCTGCAAAACATTAAAGATGCCTATGACCGTGATCCGGAGCTTAAAAACTTGTTCCTCGATGATTATTTCGGCGGAATCGTAGATAACTACCAAGAAGCTTGGAGAAAAGTGATTGCGATTGCCGTAACAAGAGGGATTCCGGTTCCTGCTTTCGCATCGGCACTGGCTTACTATGATAGCTATCGTACAGAAAGACTGCCAGCTAACCTGCTGCAAGCACAGCGTGATTATTTTGGAGCGCATACGTTTGAGCGTCTGGATCAACAAGGCAGCTTCCATTTTCAATGGATGGAAAATAACGAATAG
- a CDS encoding phosphopantetheine-binding protein — translation MENVQLSIENQIKNMIVTKFGLDISPEDINDDDPLFDVNEQGEGLDLDSVDALELAVGLKELFGVKPQSSDMSVFKSVGSIANIIRSTIGD, via the coding sequence ATGGAAAACGTACAGCTATCGATCGAAAATCAAATTAAAAACATGATTGTTACTAAGTTTGGACTGGACATCTCGCCGGAGGATATCAACGATGATGATCCGCTATTTGATGTGAATGAACAGGGTGAAGGGCTCGACCTGGATTCTGTTGACGCATTGGAGCTGGCGGTTGGACTGAAGGAGCTTTTTGGCGTTAAGCCGCAAAGCAGTGATATGTCTGTTTTCAAGAGCGTTGGCTCGATTGCAAACATCATCCGCAGCACGATCGGGGATTAA
- a CDS encoding beta-ketoacyl-[acyl-carrier-protein] synthase family protein: MSRPQAVVTGIGIIAPGGSNREAFFQSIVNGASGLRAHEKLKKLGVSGEVAGSVDKLYRDMEEDERAVQMTYAALDEALADSGLTKEDIGKLEARAGLSLSESVPGHIKTMRYIQNNREQKWNDPDGLIEIPSMLSHIVSYVDIRGQAYTTMSACAAGTAGAGIALDAIRNGMADLMVVVGAEPLSDNYIAGFHSLQSMSLGGCVPFDKDRDGMSLGEGAAVFIVETLNGAKARGAHIYGELLGYGLSNDAYHITSPDPEGEGAVRTMRMALEDAGLQPGDIDYVNAHGTATELNDLMEMRALSKVFGTEEKPSQVMISSTKAVTGHCLGAAGSVELAATLLAIDRGIVPPTAFLKKQPEPFQHLQIVKGNYEERSIKYAMSNSYAFFGHSASIVVGKV; encoded by the coding sequence ATGAGCAGACCGCAAGCCGTAGTAACCGGAATTGGAATCATCGCGCCAGGCGGCTCAAACAGAGAAGCTTTCTTCCAGTCAATTGTGAATGGCGCCAGCGGGCTTCGGGCTCACGAAAAGCTGAAAAAGCTTGGCGTAAGCGGCGAGGTAGCTGGCAGCGTTGACAAGCTGTATCGAGATATGGAAGAGGATGAACGGGCCGTTCAAATGACTTATGCCGCACTTGATGAAGCTTTGGCCGACAGCGGACTGACGAAAGAGGATATTGGCAAGCTGGAAGCAAGAGCGGGCTTGTCCCTTTCAGAATCTGTCCCAGGCCATATTAAAACGATGAGATATATTCAAAATAATCGGGAGCAAAAGTGGAATGACCCCGATGGTCTAATCGAAATTCCATCTATGCTTTCACATATTGTTTCGTATGTAGACATAAGGGGCCAAGCCTACACAACGATGTCGGCCTGTGCCGCTGGAACTGCGGGAGCAGGAATCGCTCTAGACGCTATTCGCAACGGAATGGCTGATTTAATGGTCGTTGTTGGAGCAGAGCCCTTATCGGATAACTACATTGCCGGGTTTCACAGCCTTCAGTCCATGAGTCTTGGTGGCTGTGTGCCGTTTGATAAGGATAGGGATGGCATGTCGCTTGGCGAAGGAGCCGCCGTCTTTATCGTGGAGACGCTGAATGGAGCGAAGGCAAGAGGAGCTCACATCTACGGCGAGCTGCTGGGATACGGCTTAAGCAATGATGCCTATCATATTACAAGTCCCGATCCCGAAGGAGAAGGGGCTGTACGGACGATGCGGATGGCTTTGGAGGATGCGGGCTTGCAGCCGGGAGACATTGATTATGTCAATGCCCATGGAACGGCAACCGAGCTGAATGACTTAATGGAAATGAGAGCGCTGTCCAAGGTTTTTGGAACCGAGGAGAAGCCGTCCCAGGTTATGATTTCTTCAACGAAGGCGGTTACCGGCCACTGCTTGGGAGCTGCGGGAAGCGTGGAGCTGGCGGCAACCTTGCTTGCCATAGATCGCGGCATTGTGCCTCCAACTGCATTTCTGAAGAAGCAGCCTGAACCTTTTCAGCACCTTCAGATTGTTAAAGGGAACTATGAGGAACGGTCAATCAAATACGCGATGTCCAACTCATACGCCTTCTTCGGCCATTCTGCAAGTATAGTTGTCGGAAAGGTCTAA
- the fabZ gene encoding 3-hydroxyacyl-ACP dehydratase FabZ: METIDIAKGLPHRYPFVMVDRITEALYMKRSKGYKNISFNEQWAVGHFPDEPIYPGVLMIETMAQVGGFIFYNEESPAAHKFYLSAVNQIKFMHPVVPGDTFAVEAELVESFHIFHQIKCTAAVGDKMVASGLLTLSYSN, translated from the coding sequence ATGGAAACCATTGATATTGCAAAAGGCCTGCCTCATCGCTACCCGTTTGTCATGGTAGACCGAATTACTGAGGCCCTTTATATGAAGCGTTCCAAAGGCTACAAAAATATAAGCTTTAATGAGCAGTGGGCAGTTGGGCATTTCCCCGATGAACCTATTTATCCAGGCGTTCTCATGATTGAGACGATGGCGCAGGTCGGCGGATTTATTTTTTACAACGAGGAGAGCCCTGCGGCCCACAAATTTTATTTAAGCGCGGTTAACCAGATCAAGTTCATGCATCCGGTTGTGCCGGGCGATACATTTGCGGTAGAAGCAGAATTAGTCGAGTCCTTCCACATCTTTCACCAGATTAAATGTACGGCTGCAGTCGGCGATAAAATGGTCGCTTCTGGACTGCTGACCTTAAGCTATTCCAATTAA
- a CDS encoding beta-ketoacyl synthase N-terminal-like domain-containing protein, with protein sequence MHKIFVTAVGAISCAGSGADEFWEGINVQAAVRPDELKLPVDIPQNIENRVARRMDRFSRLTMSASKQVLDEELIVQEQLDHNRIGTVFTTGYGPLVSNLALSNQIVSGGVDMVSPTVFASTVYNSGIGHVCLSLKLKGASTILTGSNAVAYASDLLKSGKADAILCGGVEEYCQELLESFQQQAYVTKDENDLCRPLDRNRSGTRMTEGAAALLLETESVLVCSPERIVCEVVGYASLIGKGYLGKDRADADSKLFSRVMDMALKHASISPSVIDGILMAAGGGRYTDKAEAQAIHEVFGQRAASIPVSSIKGATGETLGASFMLNVAAGALAIAKGSMPLTAGCTEPDAALELDIVHHEPRLGDYEYILVNGYDVNGCLHSVILGTVRR encoded by the coding sequence ATGCATAAAATATTTGTTACGGCTGTTGGAGCGATAAGCTGTGCAGGGTCCGGTGCAGATGAATTTTGGGAAGGCATAAACGTACAGGCGGCAGTGAGGCCGGATGAGCTTAAGCTGCCGGTGGATATTCCGCAAAATATTGAAAATCGGGTTGCCAGACGGATGGATCGCTTTTCACGGTTGACCATGAGCGCCTCGAAACAAGTGCTTGATGAAGAGCTGATCGTGCAGGAGCAATTGGATCATAACCGGATTGGCACTGTTTTTACGACAGGATATGGTCCATTGGTATCTAACCTTGCCCTCAGCAATCAAATTGTCTCAGGTGGCGTCGATATGGTAAGTCCCACCGTATTCGCAAGTACGGTATACAACTCGGGAATCGGCCACGTTTGCTTGAGTTTAAAGCTGAAGGGTGCGAGCACCATACTAACGGGAAGCAATGCGGTTGCCTATGCATCTGATCTGCTCAAAAGCGGTAAGGCAGATGCGATATTATGCGGCGGGGTAGAGGAATATTGCCAAGAGCTGCTCGAATCCTTTCAGCAGCAGGCCTACGTTACAAAGGATGAAAACGATTTGTGCAGACCTCTAGACCGTAATAGAAGTGGAACGAGAATGACCGAGGGCGCCGCTGCATTGCTGCTTGAGACAGAGAGCGTGTTAGTCTGCAGTCCGGAACGTATCGTTTGCGAGGTTGTCGGGTATGCAAGTTTAATAGGGAAAGGCTACCTGGGCAAAGACCGTGCCGATGCGGATTCAAAGCTGTTCTCTCGTGTGATGGATATGGCGCTCAAGCATGCCTCCATTTCTCCTAGCGTTATTGATGGCATTTTGATGGCTGCCGGAGGCGGACGTTATACCGACAAGGCGGAAGCCCAAGCTATTCATGAAGTTTTTGGCCAGCGTGCCGCTTCCATACCGGTTTCTTCGATTAAGGGAGCAACGGGCGAAACGCTTGGCGCTTCGTTTATGTTGAATGTCGCAGCGGGGGCCCTTGCCATTGCCAAAGGGAGCATGCCTCTAACTGCAGGCTGCACCGAGCCGGATGCCGCTTTAGAGCTGGATATCGTCCATCATGAACCGCGTTTAGGCGATTACGAATATATATTAGTGAATGGATATGATGTCAACGGATGCTTGCACAGCGTTATCCTTGGAACGGTCCGGAGGTGA
- the fabG gene encoding 3-oxoacyl-[acyl-carrier-protein] reductase has product MKFADKVVFITGGAKGIGYAIVQAFASEGATVLFTYKSSEDEAEKLEASLQENGGKAKAFALDVSDHMNTLAVIEEAVQEFGKIDVLVNNAGVTEDAFLMLMEESSWDKVINTNLKGAYNCCKAVLPSMISKRHGVIVNISSVSALAGASSQTNYSASKAGLIGLTRSLSREVSGKNIRVNAIAPGYIVTDMLGKVPDRVRRHFVDKIACGRLGEADEIAKVALFLASDDASYIYGQTIIVDGGMI; this is encoded by the coding sequence TTGAAATTTGCCGATAAAGTCGTCTTTATTACCGGAGGAGCAAAAGGAATCGGCTACGCCATCGTACAGGCTTTTGCTAGTGAAGGTGCTACTGTTCTCTTTACCTATAAAAGCAGTGAGGACGAAGCTGAGAAGCTGGAAGCTTCCCTGCAGGAAAATGGGGGCAAGGCGAAAGCGTTCGCGCTGGATGTATCCGATCATATGAATACGCTTGCTGTAATCGAGGAGGCTGTTCAGGAGTTTGGAAAGATTGATGTGCTGGTCAACAATGCGGGCGTAACGGAAGATGCTTTTCTGATGCTGATGGAGGAATCCTCCTGGGATAAGGTCATTAATACAAATTTGAAAGGCGCCTACAATTGCTGCAAAGCGGTGCTGCCTTCGATGATCAGCAAGAGGCACGGAGTCATCGTGAATATTTCCTCCGTTTCCGCCTTAGCTGGTGCCTCAAGTCAGACGAATTATAGTGCGTCCAAGGCTGGCCTCATTGGCTTGACTCGATCACTATCAAGAGAAGTATCTGGAAAAAACATCCGTGTGAATGCCATTGCACCAGGATATATCGTTACGGATATGCTCGGGAAAGTTCCCGATCGCGTGCGCCGTCATTTTGTTGATAAAATTGCCTGCGGCCGGTTAGGCGAGGCTGATGAAATTGCAAAGGTAGCCCTATTCCTAGCTTCTGACGATGCAAGCTACATATATGGACAGACGATTATTGTCGATGGAGGAATGATTTAA
- a CDS encoding phosphopantetheine-binding protein — translation MMSGEVKVADFNARFNEILQKNIELLTIDESVLQSDLETVGLNSISFVKLIVALENEFDVEFENEILIIDHFATLGQFKESVQKLVERQDH, via the coding sequence ATGATGAGTGGGGAAGTAAAAGTAGCGGATTTTAATGCGAGGTTTAATGAAATTTTGCAAAAAAATATTGAGCTGTTGACGATTGATGAGAGTGTATTGCAATCGGATTTAGAAACGGTAGGCCTTAACTCGATTTCCTTTGTTAAATTAATCGTAGCTTTGGAAAATGAATTTGATGTCGAGTTTGAAAATGAAATTTTAATTATCGACCATTTTGCTACCTTGGGGCAGTTTAAGGAAAGCGTACAAAAGCTAGTTGAAAGGCAAGATCATTAA
- a CDS encoding ABC transporter ATP-binding protein — MQIASRNSAFLSMRRLFVFLKPYRFWIALKLLSTIIIAANDILLIYIINLLFSSTQTGDMDGVMQAVKLILLFIVTGIIVNFFSVYSSGRYSAFVTRDLKNKVSEHINKLPISYMEARHSGDFSSRMTNSINQIEGFIYNDFAALIFHIVRVVACIAVMFYMNWQLTLFCFGMLLFMTFLSEKISRPLNQYAADVQQSMAQMSTVVQDTIGGIYMIKSYNLVQVVYQKCQLLLDKLLEHFLRIEKRVAAIGALSVFVRTAPLVVFFVFGGYLVSEGQLLIGALIAFVQFINYLVSGMGEIPNQISRFKITAGVVDHLFELLDAETERMDGKQPENLSLSAPALEFKQVTFSYDNHSKVLDEVSFTLPQGKTVALVGPSGSGKSTIFKLITGFYDYKGGQIKLYNEPLTDWKLSSARALISHVSQDTFLFPGSIAENIACTDDGYRIEDVETAAKLANIHEFIRVLPQGYDTLVGERGVKLSGGQKQRIAIARAILKDAPILLLDEATSALDSESEQLVQQSINRIMRNKTVLVVAHRLSTVMNADHILVLNEGRIEESGTHEELLAKNGTYHRLYSNQASNRGDQPYGLGQEGA; from the coding sequence ATGCAAATAGCAAGCCGTAACTCTGCATTCTTGTCGATGCGCCGGTTGTTTGTCTTTCTTAAACCCTATCGGTTTTGGATAGCGCTCAAGCTGTTAAGCACGATCATCATAGCGGCAAATGATATTTTGCTCATCTATATTATTAACCTTTTATTTTCGTCCACCCAGACTGGCGATATGGATGGCGTGATGCAGGCTGTAAAATTAATCCTCCTTTTTATAGTGACAGGCATCATTGTGAATTTCTTCAGCGTTTATTCGTCGGGACGCTATAGCGCCTTTGTAACCCGAGATTTGAAAAATAAAGTTAGCGAGCATATTAATAAACTGCCTATTTCGTATATGGAAGCTCGCCACTCCGGCGACTTTAGCTCCAGAATGACGAACAGCATCAATCAAATTGAAGGGTTTATTTACAATGATTTTGCCGCTCTTATTTTTCATATTGTCCGGGTCGTTGCCTGTATTGCGGTTATGTTTTATATGAATTGGCAGCTTACGCTGTTTTGCTTCGGCATGCTGCTGTTTATGACCTTTTTGAGTGAAAAAATCAGCCGCCCGTTAAATCAATATGCGGCAGATGTGCAGCAAAGCATGGCTCAAATGAGCACGGTTGTTCAGGATACAATTGGCGGCATCTATATGATTAAGTCTTACAATCTGGTACAGGTTGTGTATCAAAAGTGCCAGCTGCTGCTTGACAAGCTGCTTGAACATTTTCTGAGAATCGAGAAACGCGTTGCTGCTATTGGGGCACTCAGTGTATTTGTCCGAACGGCTCCGCTGGTTGTGTTCTTTGTGTTCGGCGGATATTTGGTTAGCGAAGGACAGCTTTTAATAGGCGCTTTAATCGCGTTTGTTCAGTTCATCAATTATCTCGTGTCCGGAATGGGAGAAATTCCAAATCAGATTAGCCGATTCAAAATAACAGCTGGCGTTGTCGATCATCTTTTTGAATTGCTGGATGCTGAAACAGAACGGATGGATGGCAAGCAGCCGGAAAACCTTTCGTTGTCAGCTCCTGCACTTGAATTTAAACAGGTCACTTTTTCCTATGACAATCATTCGAAGGTGCTTGACGAGGTCAGCTTTACATTGCCGCAAGGTAAAACGGTCGCCTTGGTTGGCCCAAGCGGTTCAGGCAAATCGACCATCTTTAAACTTATAACCGGTTTTTATGATTATAAGGGTGGGCAAATCAAGCTGTATAACGAGCCGCTCACCGATTGGAAGCTGTCATCCGCAAGGGCGCTCATTTCACATGTTTCGCAGGATACATTCCTTTTTCCAGGCTCCATCGCCGAAAATATTGCGTGCACGGATGACGGCTACCGCATAGAAGACGTAGAAACCGCAGCTAAGCTTGCCAATATCCATGAATTTATTCGGGTACTTCCACAAGGGTACGATACGCTTGTCGGTGAACGGGGAGTAAAGCTGTCAGGCGGACAAAAGCAGCGGATAGCGATTGCCAGGGCCATATTAAAGGATGCCCCCATATTGCTGCTGGATGAGGCGACTTCGGCGCTTGATTCCGAATCCGAACAGCTTGTTCAACAATCCATTAACCGGATTATGCGAAACAAAACGGTTTTGGTAGTTGCACATCGCCTGTCTACGGTCATGAATGCAGACCACATTTTGGTGCTGAACGAGGGGCGTATTGAAGAAAGCGGCACACATGAAGAGCTGCTTGCCAAAAACGGCACTTATCATCGTCTTTACAGCAATCAGGCAAGCAATCGTGGAGACCAGCCGTACGGGCTTGGTCAAGAGGGGGCATAG
- a CDS encoding ABC transporter ATP-binding protein — translation MKKSNKQQIARLAQLLGRRKLSFILSFLGFGLMSSSVSIITAMLVSTFLDAITEKNMAAVMTLSIQFMLIVIAMCILTPLFQYWYGKTVKTIMNSMRLRVFHHMEKLPVTYYENSHSGDSLSRITNDLQTMENAFSGEALTLLSLMATGTISAVIMFYLDWRFAVAMIFLGMLSTYVNSRYAKPFRTIGTEIQEQSGVQLERLTNLVAGTQVSRTFQMVDGMNRKYKETTTRLANLFLLRAKKSAYLTSTNYFLLWINNGGAFIIGAFMLINGQLTIGSLLGVILLLENVTNLFRNLGVFWANLQSSLAGADRVFDLLDVAEEPERYAAVSKEVAVASSNEDEMLDFKNVSFAYHKDENVLNRLNLQVDKGQHVALVGPSGGGKSTIMKLLLGFYPFSDGDIRIAGKSFSEYSLEELRDRMAYVSQDPYLFEGTIEQNIRYGKMDATAEEVVEAARAAFAHDFITEQADGYNTAVGERGVRLSGGQKQRIAIARAILKNAPILLLDEATSALDSDSELAVQQGIERLMEGKTTIAIAHRLSTIEQADTIVVVDRGRIMEQGKHDELLAAGGAYSRLHHTQKKAQEWLPQAMQQEA, via the coding sequence TTGAAAAAGAGCAATAAACAACAAATTGCGAGACTTGCCCAATTGCTTGGTCGGCGCAAACTATCTTTTATTCTAAGTTTTCTGGGTTTCGGTCTCATGAGCTCAAGCGTATCGATTATTACAGCCATGCTGGTCTCTACTTTTCTCGATGCGATAACCGAGAAAAATATGGCTGCCGTTATGACGCTCAGCATCCAGTTCATGCTCATCGTCATTGCTATGTGTATACTAACGCCACTTTTCCAATATTGGTACGGTAAAACGGTCAAGACGATCATGAACAGCATGCGGCTTCGCGTTTTTCATCATATGGAGAAGCTTCCTGTTACTTATTACGAGAACAGCCATAGCGGTGACAGCCTGTCCAGAATTACAAATGATCTGCAGACGATGGAAAATGCCTTTTCTGGAGAAGCACTTACGCTTCTTTCCTTAATGGCTACCGGGACAATATCAGCCGTTATTATGTTTTATCTGGACTGGAGATTTGCCGTTGCCATGATTTTTTTAGGAATGCTGTCTACGTACGTGAACTCAAGATACGCAAAGCCGTTTAGAACGATTGGCACCGAAATTCAGGAGCAGTCCGGCGTACAGCTTGAGCGGTTAACGAATCTCGTTGCTGGCACGCAGGTGAGCAGAACGTTTCAGATGGTCGATGGGATGAACCGCAAGTACAAGGAGACGACGACTCGGCTTGCAAACTTGTTTTTACTGCGAGCGAAAAAAAGCGCCTATTTAACAAGCACCAATTATTTTCTGCTGTGGATCAATAATGGCGGTGCTTTTATTATTGGAGCCTTTATGCTGATTAACGGCCAGCTGACAATCGGCAGCTTGCTGGGGGTTATTTTACTGCTGGAGAACGTAACGAATCTCTTCCGCAATTTAGGCGTTTTCTGGGCCAACTTGCAATCCTCGCTGGCGGGAGCTGACCGGGTGTTTGATCTGCTGGATGTAGCAGAAGAACCTGAGCGATATGCAGCTGTCTCGAAGGAGGTTGCGGTCGCAAGCTCAAACGAAGATGAAATGCTCGATTTCAAAAACGTATCGTTTGCCTACCACAAAGACGAAAATGTGCTAAACCGCTTGAATCTTCAGGTGGACAAAGGACAGCATGTCGCGCTTGTAGGGCCCAGCGGGGGCGGCAAAAGCACGATAATGAAGCTGCTGCTTGGATTTTATCCATTCTCCGACGGCGATATTCGAATTGCGGGCAAAAGCTTTTCGGAATATTCACTTGAGGAGCTTAGGGATAGGATGGCTTACGTTTCTCAGGATCCCTATCTGTTTGAAGGGACGATCGAGCAAAATATTCGCTACGGAAAAATGGACGCGACGGCTGAAGAAGTTGTAGAAGCAGCGCGTGCAGCGTTTGCCCATGATTTTATTACGGAGCAGGCAGATGGCTACAATACCGCGGTTGGCGAAAGAGGCGTGAGGCTGTCCGGTGGTCAAAAGCAGCGAATAGCCATTGCCCGAGCCATATTGAAAAATGCACCTATTTTGCTGCTCGACGAGGCAACCTCAGCACTTGACAGCGATTCAGAGCTGGCGGTCCAGCAAGGAATCGAGCGGCTGATGGAAGGGAAGACGACGATTGCCATCGCCCACCGGCTGTCCACCATTGAGCAAGCGGACACAATTGTAGTCGTTGACCGCGGGAGGATTATGGAGCAGGGCAAGCATGACGAGCTTCTGGCAGCTGGTGGCGCATACAGCCGCCTCCATCATACACAGAAGAAAGCCCAAGAGTGGCTTCCACAAGCGATGCAGCAGGAAGCTTAA